The sequence actatgtgttttcaaaataactgaagaagtttcatagtcttaaaataataagttgcacatagatcacatactttaatcttacaaatatatcatagatggtttaaaaaattgtcagtttTCCATATGTCAAAAGCTATAACTTACAATAAGTTCAAAAAACACATAAGCAGTTTTAGTGACTCAAAATTGTTCAAATACtcaaacattttcaaaatctcATATGTAAttttaaggactcaaaatagttcaaatattcaaacgtaattcatattcttaacaatcttatgactatggttACGCTATATCCCCATGACTGtgcatcagagtaccaatgaataatccacattggtttgggtatcagaataccaatgaataacccccattggctaGGTATCAGGATTccaatgaataaccctcattggtttgggtatcagaatactaatgaataacccccattggttggGTATCAGGGTACCGATAAATAACCCTCATTGGTTTAGGTATCAGAGTACTAATGAATGacccccattggctgggtatcaaaataaattcatagtcagattgttcataatcacatatatgaaatcatattttctaacaaaaatatatcttattcaagcatgtatataaaaatcatatactcagtattaaaatatatttgtaataatcCTTAACATGAAATCCgtaatacaatagaaataaaaattctcacaattataaacaattttcagtagttaaaaatacattaatataagCAAACTAAAACtcaattaggataaggttacttacctccaAAAGCTATTCCAAAAGGAACTTTTCCTTAACAATTCTTCTAAAATCTTTAGATATCATCTAGAACAATTTTCAAACACTATAGtcaataatcaataatttaagAAGGACTTATAATGATACCCGGCCAGATAGAGAGATTACTAAAAATATCCAATAACTATCCATTGTTATCTCACACCAAAATTCACCCTAATcataattacaatatttttgttctctttatTTTCTGTCACTAATAGTTCCTAGGAATCAAGTCTATAGTTGCACCATACCTATAGGCATAAAGGGTCAAAAGTACATCACCTAATCTTCTATTCAtgagttgatatatatatatatatatatatatatatatatatatatatatatatatatatatatttgatcaCTTATGTCAGACCTACTGACTACCCCTAACGCCTCAACcaaccaaataaacaaatataataataaaaataataatagtaataacaatAAAGGAAAGGTGCTGGTGTTGCTTTGTCTAGGTGGTAATTCCATtaatcatctatatatatatatatatattttttttttcctgccacTTCCGCCGACTCTAGTTCTCTTTTGGCATGACGACAAAACTAAGAAAAGCACCATATCGAACCAGAATCAAGCTCCTGACATGCTTTTACGGAAAAATACtatttgacatatatattttaCCTCTGTAACTTATCACTCTACCAGCCTACACCATAACTTTTTGCTATTCACCAAAACTCAATTCGGTAAACCTGTGCAGCACTTACAGTTAGCGCAACACCGGCATAGGGAAACAGATCTAATTCCTTCTTTGTTTCCATCATCATACTCattggatttcttttttttttaagtctcaTTGGccaaaatatttcatataaaaaaaaaactctaattcCAAATAAAACTTAGATTCGACAAGAAAGAGATTTTTACGCTCTTACCTCAAGGGTGTAGTAAATTCTTCTCTACTTCAGTCCTTTGGGTAGTCTCCTCTCTCAAAATATCTTTCTATATACGTTGACTTAATAAGCTTATATATAGCTAGGGTTTCAAcctcattttctaaaaactcccttataagtataaattataaaaatggccccacaaaaatttacttaaatacccctctTTTTGaatccctcttttttttttcttttttttttccgggtattacaatctcccccacttataAGAATTTAGTCCTCTGAATTCATCACAAGCTGAACGAATTATCACGCTTCCGCTGCGCTACTCTAAAGCCACAATTGTATCGGTCTATACAAATTTATTACTCATCAGCATAGTTCAAAACTATTTCACAACATATGCTTAGACTTTTCCTTCCCAagacttgaaaaaataaaaatttccaaagcAATTGGAGCCATGATGCTTCCGCTGCCTAATACAATACCACTATAAAATCTCTTACTCAATTACCCATAGTTTAAGAACAACCATATTACGAAAAATATAAGATTCTTTAAAGATATACGTATCTCTAGTCTAAATAGTACTCTAGGTACCTTTCAATATGAATAAAATTTCCAAGGCCCATTCGTTTAGATTAACCCCAATAACTGATTTTCCATCAATtgttaatttcaacaaaattccAAGGCCTAAGTAGTCTCCAAAAATTATAACAAGGTAAATCCACAATTTTGAGATTCACCATAGACCATTGAATGCTAGCATCCATTTAATTCAATATGTAacaacccaaggaaaagcgctaacCACATCTATGGTATATCTCAAAATTAAGTAATGCATCCAAGGTTCCAATCCTTCCTAAGTTCAAAACTAAGTTACAACATATGCGTATATCACTATAtcttttcttcctcaagttttgtaagaaaaagaaattccaAAAGCTCCATAACTAATCAATTGAGCATTGATATAAGGTTTTCATGGAACCTCTATCTAACCATAAATTATCTTCTCAAATTAGCAACATTTATTCACCTTTTATCTCCAAATGATACTTGGGCTGGAACTCATTGAAGAGCTGGGTGCCTTATAATTACATGGCCTGTTATGAAAACAAATCTCTAAGTATACATCAGCTAGAAGGGAATAGTACATGAAGTATCTCAacccaattttttcttttttctttttctttttaccttgCAAATAATAGTCCTAGCAGTCTAGAACTTAAGAGTACACTGCAATTTATAATCACTAACCATCTGCcaatataaaacaaaaggtACAACAATTGACTATAATTCAAATTGTAATAGTCTTTCAAAATAAATTCTCTTGCCATCCCAACTCCTTcaacatccaataaaaaatatggtTCACTAGTCCAATTCAATACTACCATGTACTCATGTTCTATCCACTTCATTTTCTATTGAGCCAATCCATTAACTCTTATTAGTTAAATTCAAAGAATTACATTTCTGGCATCAAAACTTATTCCCCAGGATATTAAACAAACCTCCAACTCCATAGAAAAGAAATTGCGGACCTCAAGCTTCTAAGTAACAAAATATGTCTCAAAAACATTTAGGGACTACCTCACACATAAATAAAGCTATTGTAATCCATTTAGGTCAACCCTAACAAGAACAATGATCCAAAGAAAGTCGGTCCTTAACATTAGAATCCAAGGAAGTCCACCGATATATTACTGAATTCTTTAAACACcctcaaaatttatataataacatataatataatgtGAACTACAATAACCACAAATTGATTTTCCTTCACACTACGAACTTTTCGTTAATTTCCATACTCCATATCAACTAAAATCAAGGAATCATAGCTCTAACATCAAACCTTAAGCCCTAAATAAAGTTCCGAAATTTCCAATTCCCTAAAAGCACTCCAAATTCTGAATAGGACATATAGTAAACTATCATTCAATAATTAGACTTATGAGAATCCCCTACATATCAAACTAACCTTAGGTAGGTCGACTAGATTAGGCAAAACTATCAAATAAGTTTTCAAAAGATCAGTCATAAAACAGCAAGAAGATTTCATTTGCTTGTTCTTTTCTCACTCTTCCTttttaataagaagaagaagttttaaTAACCAATTTCgtcaattacaaaattttcaagaataaAATATACCCACTTAATACTAGTATATGATCATAGAAGTATATCAATTAAAATCCTCCATTTTGTATTTATAAGTCACGTATGCATGACCATGTAGACATAAGTATCAAACCCTTCAAATTTGACCTAACAAATCATCATATGATGGAACCTCACTTACATTTCTCATCAAGTCATCAAAAGAACACTATCTATGGCTTAATAACCTTCATAAACAATGATTATAATCGTAATCCCTAGTACACAAACCTTATTCCAAATCAAGTCCTAGTATAGAGTCTGCAAGATCATAACCTGGctctaagtaatattacactatttaatatttttttaattgtataggaattttgacaaatccactgtTAGATtaaattatctttatatattctcaatgcttacaaaatttaaagataatcaaagattaatagtcatgttgtgaatcaattgtttaaatttaagtttttgtattttaaaataatacataaaaaatgagtttatgaattaaatgataaataacatccaattgacatgaaaattggcatgattGTCAATTAAATTCCtaattaaatgaaatattaaaatagttGGTATTGTTGACTTTCCATTTAATTAAGAAGAAGTTAAATTATTCATATTtgtacaaatattaaaattagtaGAATGacactcaaacaaaaaaaacttgtgtttgcaaatttattatcataccaacagaaagaaaaaactataaaaaataaaaaaataaaaccaagcAGTTTCacaaatttattactaaaagcATAACAGGATGATATAATTGGAATACATTTAACAAAACATGGAAGCTTTTGACTTCCTTTATTTTAGTTCACGGCAAAACCTAAAGAAGAAACTGCTAAACAATTTTGCAGCATGGCCATTCAGTTCGCGGCAGAAGCTTTAGACTTCCTTTATTTTAGTTCTATGCATGCATCATGCTTATTCACTAACATGTTAAGCATTCAAGGTTGTGATGGAAGCATATGCAAGAAGCCCCGTGTCACTTTCAAATTTAGCCATGTCTTCCTCTTTCAAGTTAACCCATACTTCTATTCCATCCCCACTTTTGGTGTCTATAAATATAACTACGTTCTTGAAAGGCATGCTAACCAGACCAATCCACATGGGATTTCCCCAGCCAAAGTCCACTTCGTACATAGGGAACCTGCACCAACTACTGAAATTGAATGGAACTAcatcttctttcatgacttttcCACTAGCCTCTTTAAGAAAATTCAAGTGTTGAGCGTGGTCCTGTAACTTTTTCACATACTCATTGTCAATTTTTCTTATCGCGGCTCTCACTTTGCCCACAAGGCCATCCCTCTCTTCACTAGACAGAAGGACTGTTGCAATTCGGGAGATATTTCCAAAAGAATTTCTTGGCAATGGCGGATCCATCCTTGTCCGTAAATTCACTGCAAAAAGCACCATGTTGGGCTTTTTAGGCCCAAAGTTTGCTTGCGTAGCAGCAACATATCGGCTCCATAAAAAGACTGACAATGCCTCAACACGACTGGGGTGTATTGGACTTTCTAAGCCTGAGCTTTCCCCGTATTTTTCTCTAAGAGCCACTATTGAAGCAGAACTAAACACAAACCTCTTTAATACAAGCTTCTCTTTTATCATATTATTTTCTGGTTGAAACCCAGATAAAGTATTTGTAGGGGGAAAGAGAGTTGATGCTTGAAATTCGGGATATATATCACTATCACCTCGAGCTCTGGCTGCCCAAGATTTCATAAACATGATAAAGGATGTGCCATCAGCAATCTTGTGGGAAATGCATGTAGCAATGGCAATACCTCCACAAGTGAAGTAGTTGGCTTGAACAGCGAAGGCAAAATGGTGTGTGCCATCAATATCGCACGGAAGAAATTTCTTGAATTCTGCTGGATTTTGATTTGTAACAATATCTGGAAGCTCACACTTGACTTGGGCTTCGCGATACAACACGCCTTCATCGTTGCAGTCTACGATTAGATTGTCTTTAATGCGGCCAGCTAAAGGGTAGTAACGTGTTAAGACGTTGGACAATGATTGCTTGAGCACACTAGAGAACGATTTGTCAGGGTCGGTGCTGATTTTAGAGTAAGCATCATTCTCTGTGTAGAAGAAGAGAAATGGAATATACATGCGGGGGAATATTTGGTCGAGAAAGGAAAGCTCATAGTAGCGAAGATGAGTGGGAGTTGGCGAAGATGGTTTGATATTCTCATAGGAAATTACTTCCACTTCAAcatccttcattttctcttgcCAAAGTTCAAACTACTTTGAACAAGTGCTTCTATGAATGGTTCTTATGGAAATGGTGGCATCTATCTacatgtgtgtctatatattaAGCTTCTGCAAATGTGCTCGCCCATGGTTTGATCGCCCATGGTTTGATAAGACGTGGATGTGCAAGGTACTGACCGCTTCATTTTaacaaaaagatattttaatatGATAATGATAAACACACATGTAAGAAACCCtatatattttctaattattaatgtattaaaattatattatattgatACTATGGGTCCATTTGAATAcagtttattttgctgaaaactgaaaatactgtagcaaaataatttttaaatgtgtgaataatgccgtgagactcatttttaataactttttttcctaaataaagTGATTGTGGATCCTGTGAACAGTGAGTGAATAGTGCATAAACAGTGCATGAATAGTGCATAAACAGTGTGTGAATAGTATACTTTGTCtcataaaaactgaaaagtgtgcatcaaacaaaaaataaaataaaaaagagagaaatgcaAAACGCCAGACGCAGGAAAATAATTCCTATCCAAACGTatactatatagtatatacaaaCACATTCACTCACAGCCTAACTCACattgatataataataataataataataataataataataatgcacaCAATCAATATCAACCTCAtactcacacacatataatataattttataataaaagagaCACTCACAACTCACAGAAACTCACTCTTAACTCTTAGAGTCCAAGATATCGAGGTTgtcacacagagagagagagagagagagagagagagagagagagagagagagagagagagagagagagagagagagagagagagagagagagagagagagagagagagatatgtgaTCTATGTTGTTTGGTTTGGGATGGGTTGATATGtgttattatttgattttgaacttGATTGATCTATgatcaaaatgtgtaaatatattttaaaggatgtatatatgtgtgtgtatatatatatatatatatatatatatatatatatatttatttatttatttatttcccaAGTGAGGGgattcatttgaaccccctaaaGACATTGTAGAGCCACCCTTGTCTAGAGCAAAAAATTCTTTCATCCTCCATTTTCTCCCACAAAATGACATATACttttagaaaaatttgtaaCATTCACCTCGGTCACCAAACCTTGAGTATTTTGAGCTTGTTGAAGGGCTGGAAACTAATTCAAGCCAACTCAAACCAAATCCTTTGCTAGCTTTCCGTTGGCAGCTCAACTGTGGTAGTTTTCTGACTAGCTGCTTTTGCACcacgtcttttttttttttttgggttttgatattgCACCGATTATCCTAATTTAGTAAGTTACAATTATCTGCTTAACAAGCATTAATTAGTCTGTTACAAAGGTCAAGGTGCAAGTTGCGACCTGAATGTAAGGACTCCCAGTGGTTAAGTAAAAGACAAAATTCCAAATAGTTAAAGATGCCTAACATACTGGGACATTCTGTACATGTTAAAGTTCTTTGCCCCCGGCAAATTTGGATCGGGTTTGAATGTACTATTAGCATTTGATTGGACAAAAAGCCACGATAGAGCTGTATTCCAGACTTCCAGCACCAGCAaaccatttttaataaattctcAAGGGATTGTTTGTAGAAAACTTAGAGatcctattttatatatttattgtcaGCTTAAGCATTTGGAACTTTACATGTCGGGGTGGCTCATAGGATGTGTGAAAAATCTGAGATTAGCCTTTTAATCTGAGATCCTATTTACGCATGCATGATGCATCAATGAACTAATACAAATACCCCTTATAtgtttaaaagataaaaagtccaagttttaagtttttttttttttttggtaaactaagTTTTATGTTGTTGTGTTATCATAGGCAGTGCTATATGTGGtggaaaaattttatatgcaatgttttcttttataaaaatcaCACCATTTTgtaatgaaaaataagttgGTTTGATAAGATGTGCTTGCGCAAGTTATTAGCCGCTTCATTTCCAATGTAATAACATCATCTTGTATAATAATCATGCGAATGTCAGCTATATCGACAAAATGCTATTATTGAGCTGTTCCAGCTGACCATAGTTTGAGACTTGAGATAAGTCTTCTAATTTTCATTAGTTCAGTCATTGGCGTTTACGATGCATGATGCATATACGACATAGGATTGTTGGTTGGTTTGCATATTTTTACTTACATAATATTTGGGAGGTGCAGATAAcattaattaactaatacaaTTACACCAtatgttcaaaagaaaaaaagtcccAAGTTTAACTAATATTGCTCACTCAGATTAATGTATTCATGCTTACGCATAGCAAAAATTCAAACtgacaaagtttagcaaaaaaattagttgtagttttaggctataattttactcaatatctttttattggaagtgaattttgacaaatatatcattattttacatattcttcttatatccttcatccttgcaaaatttctagaaattaAAGATCATTAGCTATGTTattaataaattctttaaattgtaaattttagtagtttaaaattacGCATTaaatagatcatatagtaaataatacccgattgatacaaaatttgacatgtgtattgaGAGCATGAATCTCATATAA comes from Castanea sativa cultivar Marrone di Chiusa Pesio chromosome 3, ASM4071231v1 and encodes:
- the LOC142629496 gene encoding stemmadenine O-acetyltransferase-like; amino-acid sequence: MKDVEVEVISYENIKPSSPTPTHLRYYELSFLDQIFPRMYIPFLFFYTENDAYSKISTDPDKSFSSVLKQSLSNVLTRYYPLAGRIKDNLIVDCNDEGVLYREAQVKCELPDIVTNQNPAEFKKFLPCDIDGTHHFAFAVQANYFTCGGIAIATCISHKIADGTSFIMFMKSWAARARGDSDIYPEFQASTLFPPTNTLSGFQPENNMIKEKLVLKRFVFSSASIVALREKYGESSGLESPIHPSRVEALSVFLWSRYVAATQANFGPKKPNMVLFAVNLRTRMDPPLPRNSFGNISRIATVLLSSEERDGLVGKVRAAIRKIDNEYVKKLQDHAQHLNFLKEASGKVMKEDVVPFNFSSWCRFPMYEVDFGWGNPMWIGLVSMPFKNVVIFIDTKSGDGIEVWVNLKEEDMAKFESDTGLLAYASITTLNA